A region from the Phycisphaerales bacterium genome encodes:
- a CDS encoding DUF4332 domain-containing protein — MSQVTSGEGDIQTIEGIGPAFAAKLGRVGISWVKELLEHGRTKAGRAEIAQKTGLSERKILDWVNMADLLRIEGMNGNYAELLHISGVDTVKELGKRVPANLAAKLAETNAEKKVSPDVPNEATVTKWIEKAKTMPAMVEH; from the coding sequence ATGAGCCAGGTCACGTCGGGCGAGGGCGACATCCAGACGATCGAGGGCATCGGCCCGGCGTTTGCCGCCAAACTCGGTCGCGTGGGCATCTCGTGGGTCAAGGAACTCCTCGAGCACGGGCGGACCAAAGCCGGTCGGGCCGAGATCGCCCAGAAGACGGGCCTTTCCGAGCGCAAGATCCTCGACTGGGTCAACATGGCCGACCTGCTCCGCATCGAGGGGATGAACGGCAACTACGCCGAACTCCTGCACATCTCGGGCGTGGACACGGTGAAGGAACTCGGCAAGCGCGTCCCGGCAAACCTCGCCGCGAAGTTGGCCGAGACCAACGCCGAGAAGAAGGTCTCGCCAGACGTCCCCAATGAGGCGACGGTGACCAAGTGGATCGAGAAGGCCAAGACCATGCCGGCCATGGTCGAGCACTAG
- a CDS encoding site-2 protease family protein produces MWNEDPALFIAWSVWVIFSISLHELAHGWAALRRGDRTPIELGHMTWNPVVHMGTPSLIVFAILGIAWGAMPVNPSRMRGRYADAYVSFAGPAMNVGLAIVSSLCLAILARWTQNHYPTGDLPQQVHNLWTFFWVGASTNCVLAVFNLFPIPPLDGSRILADFWPRFRELIHDQRLMLIGLAVIIFVPGIIGESIWTIGFAMAERLLNMWRLVLG; encoded by the coding sequence ATGTGGAACGAAGACCCCGCGCTGTTCATCGCGTGGTCGGTCTGGGTTATCTTCTCGATCAGCCTGCACGAACTGGCGCACGGCTGGGCGGCGCTCCGCCGCGGCGATCGCACACCGATTGAACTGGGACACATGACCTGGAACCCTGTGGTGCACATGGGCACCCCGAGCCTGATCGTCTTCGCGATCCTGGGCATCGCCTGGGGCGCGATGCCCGTGAACCCGAGTCGGATGCGGGGTCGCTACGCCGACGCGTATGTCTCCTTCGCCGGACCAGCGATGAACGTCGGGCTGGCGATCGTGAGTTCGCTGTGTCTGGCGATACTCGCGAGATGGACACAGAACCATTACCCGACCGGCGACCTGCCGCAGCAGGTGCACAATCTCTGGACGTTCTTCTGGGTCGGCGCGTCGACGAACTGCGTGCTGGCGGTCTTCAACCTGTTCCCGATCCCGCCACTCGATGGCTCGCGCATCCTCGCGGACTTCTGGCCACGCTTCCGCGAGTTGATCCATGACCAGCGCCTGATGCTCATCGGCCTCGCGGTGATCATCTTCGTACCAGGGATCATCGGCGAGAGCATCTGGACGATCGGCTTCGCGATGGCCGAGCGGCTCCTGAACATGTGGCGCCTCGTTCTTGGTTGA
- a CDS encoding cofactor-independent phosphoglycerate mutase, producing the protein MKYIVLIPDGAADLPIAELDGRTPLEAARMPNLAALAARGRVGCAHTTPPGFEAGSDVCSMSLLGYDPARYHTGRAPLEAAALGISPGPDDWIFRLNLVTTSDEGTMVDHSAGAITDAEARTLVSDLMAMWREREPSLVKGLTLTPGVSYRNILVDASGRSYAGVDATPPHEIPGEPWEDHLPIGEGASEESAAVLERLMRLSAEFLPTHEINLARTRAGKRMATMAWIWGGGTRPSVPSFKDRYGARGAMITAVDLLAGIASFIGWDRLSVPGITSYHDTDYAAQGKATCDAIDRYDIVCCHIEAPDEASHQGDWKTKVASLEAIDEHIVAPIVRKLEHFGDPGTDGTGGGWRMLVMPDHYTLCSTRKHDATPVPFLMAGAWVRSAVSREFTEREALESDLKILAGHDLMEYFLHAGLVRSERVG; encoded by the coding sequence GTGAAGTACATCGTCCTCATCCCCGACGGGGCGGCGGATCTCCCCATCGCCGAACTTGATGGGCGGACGCCCCTCGAGGCCGCCCGCATGCCGAATCTCGCGGCTCTCGCGGCCCGTGGTCGCGTCGGGTGCGCCCACACCACGCCTCCGGGCTTTGAGGCCGGGTCCGATGTCTGCTCGATGTCCCTCCTGGGCTATGACCCGGCGAGGTACCACACCGGACGCGCGCCGCTCGAGGCCGCCGCCTTGGGAATCTCGCCCGGGCCCGACGACTGGATCTTCCGCCTCAATCTCGTCACGACGAGCGACGAGGGAACGATGGTCGATCACTCTGCGGGCGCGATCACCGATGCCGAGGCTCGGACGCTCGTGAGCGACCTCATGGCGATGTGGCGAGAGCGCGAGCCGTCGCTCGTGAAGGGGCTCACGCTCACGCCGGGCGTGAGTTACCGCAACATCCTTGTGGACGCCTCCGGACGGTCGTACGCGGGCGTCGACGCCACGCCGCCGCACGAGATCCCCGGCGAGCCTTGGGAGGACCACTTGCCCATTGGCGAGGGCGCGAGCGAAGAGAGCGCGGCGGTACTCGAACGGCTCATGCGCCTCTCGGCCGAGTTCCTCCCGACGCACGAGATCAACCTCGCGCGAACGCGAGCGGGCAAACGGATGGCGACGATGGCCTGGATCTGGGGCGGCGGCACACGTCCGAGCGTGCCCTCGTTCAAGGACCGCTATGGCGCGCGCGGCGCGATGATCACGGCCGTGGACCTCCTCGCGGGGATCGCCTCGTTCATCGGGTGGGATCGACTCTCTGTCCCTGGCATCACGAGTTACCACGACACGGACTATGCCGCCCAAGGCAAGGCGACGTGCGACGCGATAGATCGATACGACATCGTCTGCTGCCACATCGAGGCGCCCGATGAGGCCTCGCACCAGGGCGATTGGAAGACCAAGGTCGCGTCACTCGAGGCGATCGACGAGCACATCGTTGCCCCGATCGTGCGGAAGTTGGAGCACTTCGGCGACCCTGGAACCGACGGCACCGGCGGCGGATGGCGCATGCTCGTCATGCCCGATCACTACACGCTCTGCTCGACGCGCAAGCACGACGCGACGCCCGTGCCGTTCCTGATGGCCGGGGCGTGGGTGCGGTCGGCCGTCTCGCGCGAGTTCACCGAACGTGAGGCCCTCGAGAGCGACCTGAAAATCCTCGCGGGGCACGACCTGATGGAGTATTTCCTGCACGCGGGGCTGGTGAGATCCGAAAGAGTTGGATGA